One segment of Vibrio mimicus DNA contains the following:
- a CDS encoding LysR family transcriptional regulator — translation MASHISLKQLRVFTTITQHKSLTAAAEVLCLSKAAVSVALSELEKQLGHALFDRVNNRLVLNQEGQKLLPLADELLQRTTDIDRLFNEQQVLTGKLRIGASDTVGNQVAPYLISAFRQLHPHPSQSLFISNSAQVCQKLVDYELDIGLIEGKTLHPELISTQFSQDEMCIICAPDHPLTQRERLVMSDFEHSDWVLREAGSGSREFFLRVIAPRIEHWIEAFELNTTEALINSVSSGLGLGCLSRLAAKTPLLDGRVVMLNVPLDMKRRYWMLVHKEKYQNPLLRQFIEFCPQWASQSALLQLD, via the coding sequence ATGGCTAGCCATATTTCGCTCAAACAATTGCGTGTTTTCACTACCATAACCCAACACAAAAGTTTGACTGCCGCCGCAGAAGTGCTGTGCCTCTCCAAAGCCGCGGTCAGTGTCGCGCTGTCTGAGCTAGAGAAGCAGCTTGGCCATGCGCTGTTTGATCGCGTCAATAACCGCTTGGTGCTGAACCAAGAAGGGCAAAAACTGTTGCCACTGGCCGATGAGCTGCTGCAACGCACTACCGATATTGATCGTCTATTTAATGAACAACAGGTTCTTACCGGTAAACTACGAATTGGTGCTAGCGATACCGTGGGCAACCAAGTCGCCCCCTATTTGATTAGTGCCTTTCGCCAGCTGCATCCGCATCCGTCACAAAGCCTGTTTATTTCCAACTCAGCGCAAGTGTGCCAAAAGCTGGTCGATTACGAGCTCGATATCGGCCTGATTGAAGGCAAAACGCTGCATCCCGAGCTCATCTCTACTCAGTTTAGCCAAGATGAAATGTGCATTATCTGCGCACCTGACCATCCACTGACTCAGCGTGAGCGTTTGGTAATGAGTGATTTTGAACACAGCGATTGGGTGCTTCGTGAAGCGGGATCAGGCTCACGCGAGTTTTTCTTACGTGTGATTGCACCGCGTATTGAACACTGGATTGAAGCGTTTGAACTGAATACCACCGAAGCGCTGATCAATAGTGTCTCTTCCGGTTTAGGGCTAGGCTGCTTATCCCGATTAGCGGCCAAAACCCCGCTGCTGGATGGGCGCGTGGTGATGCTTAATGTTCCACTGGACATGAAACGTCGTTACTGGATGCTGGTACACAAAGAGAAATATCAAAACCCACTGCTACGGCAATTCATTGAATTTTGTCCCCAATGGGCGAGCCAAAGCGCCCTACTGCAACTCGATTAA
- a CDS encoding GNAT family N-acetyltransferase/peptidase C39 family protein: MEIRRANSADLNALNALEQQLFDGDRISPRQMKRFLHSDHAALFVADAGDQLAGYALLLFHQGTQLSRLYSIAVKPDFRGQRIAQSLVEQCERAALDQGSTTLRLEVREDNTAALKLYEKMGYKTLKLLIHYYDDLCDGRRMQKRLTPQESKVLLPMPLYVQTTPFTCGAACLLMSFACLDKTFEPSRTQEMQLWREATTIFMAAGHGGCSGQGLALAAARRGYHVELWNQSRTTPFIDSVRDPNKKQIIELVHQDFCQQLTEQDVSMIDAPPSQAQLEEWVRQGACVLLLISTYRFDGKKEPHWIVLSGLSDKFFFFHDPHAESEEHVSGSGYIPVGKAALSQIIGFGKQKQIACVVITPRL; this comes from the coding sequence ATGGAAATTCGTCGTGCCAATAGCGCTGATCTCAATGCGCTCAATGCGTTAGAACAACAGCTTTTTGACGGGGATAGAATTTCTCCTCGCCAAATGAAGCGTTTTTTACATTCCGACCATGCGGCGTTATTCGTGGCAGATGCCGGCGACCAGTTGGCGGGATATGCATTGCTTCTATTTCATCAAGGTACACAGCTATCTAGATTGTATTCAATTGCCGTTAAACCTGACTTCAGAGGGCAGAGAATTGCTCAGAGTTTAGTCGAGCAATGCGAGCGTGCTGCTCTTGATCAAGGCTCAACTACATTACGGCTGGAAGTGCGTGAAGACAATACCGCCGCCCTGAAATTATATGAAAAGATGGGCTATAAAACCTTGAAGTTGCTCATCCATTACTATGACGATTTGTGCGATGGGCGCAGAATGCAAAAAAGATTAACGCCTCAAGAGTCCAAAGTCTTGCTGCCGATGCCTTTATATGTGCAAACCACACCGTTTACTTGTGGTGCGGCGTGTTTATTGATGAGTTTTGCTTGTTTGGATAAAACCTTTGAGCCGAGCCGCACGCAAGAGATGCAGTTGTGGCGTGAAGCCACCACGATTTTTATGGCGGCTGGGCATGGTGGCTGCAGTGGTCAGGGGTTGGCGCTGGCCGCCGCAAGACGTGGTTATCATGTTGAGTTGTGGAACCAATCTCGAACAACGCCTTTTATTGATAGCGTGCGTGACCCCAACAAAAAGCAGATTATTGAGTTAGTACACCAAGATTTTTGCCAGCAACTTACCGAGCAAGATGTGAGTATGATTGATGCGCCGCCATCGCAAGCCCAGCTCGAAGAGTGGGTACGGCAAGGTGCCTGTGTGCTGCTGCTCATTAGCACGTACCGTTTTGATGGCAAGAAAGAGCCGCACTGGATTGTGCTCAGTGGTTTGAGTGATAAGTTCTTCTTTTTCCATGATCCGCATGCAGAATCGGAAGAGCATGTGAGCGGTTCGGGTTATATTCCGGTGGGCAAAGCGGCACTGTCGCAAATCATCGGCTTTGGTAAGCAAAAGCAGATCGCTTGTGTGGTGATCACACCTCGCCTATAG
- a CDS encoding TDT family transporter encodes MIRAAKAKVMGAPTPMAGLALGIASLGWSWENMVPAQGIAQWTGAAIASILLIVLAFKFLWHGHLLRQDLAHPVVGSVVPTFAMATMVVSASLGHFYPVAGDALWLFAVGLHILFLVSFLYHRAQAFELHHMVPSWFVPPVGIIVADVSFSGNSALAPIAYACLVFGMLAYAVMLPMMIYRFIFTQEIPDAAKPTLAIMAAPASLSLAGYLTVVAEPSPVIVALLFGIAVLMTAIIYLAFTRLLRLPFSPGYAAFTFPMVIGATALFKMAHWMETIGVAERYVAQVHWLASLELIVATIVVSYVALRYMIAYRPAAFRSAESVK; translated from the coding sequence ATGATTCGAGCAGCAAAAGCGAAAGTGATGGGAGCGCCGACCCCAATGGCCGGCCTCGCGCTTGGGATTGCGAGCTTGGGATGGAGTTGGGAAAACATGGTACCTGCTCAGGGTATCGCGCAGTGGACTGGCGCAGCGATTGCCAGCATTTTGTTGATTGTATTGGCGTTTAAATTCTTGTGGCACGGTCACTTGTTGCGTCAAGATTTGGCTCACCCTGTGGTGGGCAGTGTGGTGCCGACGTTTGCGATGGCGACCATGGTGGTGTCGGCTTCGCTTGGTCATTTTTACCCAGTGGCCGGTGATGCCTTGTGGCTGTTTGCCGTGGGCTTACACATCCTGTTTTTGGTGAGTTTTTTGTATCACCGCGCGCAAGCGTTTGAGCTGCACCATATGGTGCCAAGTTGGTTTGTGCCGCCAGTGGGAATCATTGTTGCTGACGTCTCTTTTTCAGGCAATTCCGCATTAGCGCCGATTGCTTATGCCTGTTTGGTGTTTGGTATGTTGGCTTACGCCGTGATGCTGCCAATGATGATCTATCGTTTTATCTTCACTCAAGAGATCCCAGATGCGGCGAAGCCAACATTGGCGATCATGGCCGCGCCTGCCAGCCTCTCTCTGGCGGGTTATCTGACCGTCGTGGCAGAGCCATCACCTGTGATTGTGGCGCTGCTGTTTGGGATTGCGGTACTGATGACCGCCATCATTTACTTGGCGTTTACGCGCTTACTGCGTCTGCCCTTTAGCCCCGGCTACGCGGCATTCACCTTCCCGATGGTGATTGGTGCGACCGCGCTGTTTAAAATGGCGCACTGGATGGAAACCATCGGCGTAGCAGAGCGCTATGTAGCCCAAGTACATTGGTTAGCGAGTTTAGAGTTGATTGTGGCAACGATTGTGGTCAGCTATGTCGCACTGCGTTACATGATCGCTTACCGCCCTGCCGCCTTTCGCTCAGCAGAGAGTGTAAAGTAA
- a CDS encoding RimK family protein, which produces MANLLIVTDQVSDWQQYFPSEQVVSVDQYLDTDWKFNHRSVQVVNLCRDYGYMSSGYYVSLMAEARGHRVIPRVMAINDINQPFFLSSGLIKMHKLNSGTDVISTKIYFGRTPQKGLEKLARRLFEQFMVPVIELEMHKYQGQWQIIKIAPFPFQDLEDPEQDFFIESLEMFSTKVWRRPKQEKKYRYDIAMLVDPEEKMPPSDASALKRFHRAANRLGMNLETISPDDLSRLGEFDGLFIRATTNISNYTYRFAKTAEKMGLVVMDDSESIMKCTNKVFLTELLETNKVPAPKSVIIRSFDPEWKNGLMEQLDFPMVLKIPDGAFSRGVVKVRNEQELEKEAGILFEKSALILAQAFMPTDFDWRIGVMNRQAIFACKYMMSRGHWQIYQHHNSGRVTAGGFETLDLKQVPKNVVDVAVKASNLIGGGLYGVDLKEIDGQVYVIEVNDNPSIDHHVEDAFLGDLLYDRIMTEFLRRIQMRGF; this is translated from the coding sequence ATGGCTAACCTTTTAATCGTGACCGATCAGGTCAGTGACTGGCAACAATATTTCCCATCAGAACAAGTTGTTAGTGTCGACCAGTATCTCGATACTGACTGGAAATTCAATCACCGCAGTGTACAGGTCGTCAACCTGTGTCGCGATTACGGCTACATGAGTAGCGGTTACTATGTTTCATTGATGGCCGAAGCCCGTGGCCACCGCGTGATCCCGCGCGTGATGGCAATCAATGACATCAATCAGCCGTTTTTCCTCTCTTCCGGCCTGATCAAGATGCACAAACTGAACAGTGGCACTGACGTAATCAGCACCAAAATTTACTTTGGCCGCACCCCACAAAAAGGCTTAGAAAAGTTGGCGCGCCGCCTGTTTGAACAGTTCATGGTGCCCGTGATTGAACTTGAAATGCACAAATACCAAGGGCAATGGCAGATCATCAAAATCGCCCCCTTCCCGTTCCAAGATCTGGAAGATCCCGAGCAGGATTTCTTCATTGAGTCGCTGGAAATGTTCTCCACCAAAGTGTGGCGTCGTCCAAAACAAGAGAAGAAGTACCGCTACGACATCGCTATGCTAGTTGATCCAGAAGAGAAGATGCCACCGTCTGATGCTTCTGCGCTCAAACGTTTCCACCGCGCCGCCAACCGTTTGGGTATGAACTTGGAAACCATTTCCCCTGATGATCTGTCTCGTTTGGGTGAGTTTGATGGTCTGTTCATTCGTGCGACCACCAACATCAGTAACTACACCTATCGCTTTGCCAAAACGGCAGAAAAGATGGGCTTAGTGGTGATGGATGACTCCGAATCGATCATGAAATGCACCAACAAGGTGTTTTTGACTGAGCTGTTGGAAACCAACAAGGTACCCGCACCGAAAAGCGTGATCATCCGCAGTTTTGACCCTGAGTGGAAAAACGGACTGATGGAGCAGTTGGATTTCCCTATGGTGCTGAAAATTCCTGATGGTGCATTTTCTCGCGGTGTGGTGAAAGTACGCAATGAACAAGAGCTGGAGAAAGAAGCCGGAATTCTGTTTGAGAAAAGTGCGCTGATTTTAGCGCAAGCCTTTATGCCGACCGACTTTGACTGGCGTATCGGAGTGATGAACCGCCAGGCAATTTTTGCTTGTAAGTACATGATGAGTCGTGGTCACTGGCAGATTTACCAGCACCACAACAGCGGCCGGGTAACAGCGGGAGGCTTTGAGACACTGGATCTTAAACAAGTGCCCAAAAATGTTGTCGATGTAGCGGTGAAAGCCTCAAACCTGATTGGTGGCGGCCTTTACGGCGTGGATCTCAAAGAAATTGATGGCCAAG
- the dapD gene encoding 2,3,4,5-tetrahydropyridine-2,6-dicarboxylate N-succinyltransferase, which yields MAYFALGLATATKNRDGKIIEAFFPTPILAPSEALVAALAPIAGYQEGNQALEISAAQSAQLAEVFAAHQQATSAAFADKAANAKQPLVLVILASDDKPQSVAEGYLKLQLISHRLVKPHGTVLDGIFGLLHNIAWTNEGPIDLPELADRQIEARLAGRVLTVDCVDKFPKMVDYVVPAGIRIADTSRVRLGAHVGEGTTVMHEGFINFNAGTTGVSMVEGRISAGVVVGNGSDIGGGASIMGTLSGGGKVVVSIGENSLLGANAGLGFPLGDRCTVESGLYVTAGTKVRTLDKDGNQVDIVKARDLAGVSDLLFRRNSLTGQIECLANKSAVELNSELHKNN from the coding sequence ATGGCGTACTTTGCTTTAGGTCTAGCAACCGCGACCAAAAACCGTGATGGAAAAATTATTGAAGCCTTCTTCCCAACCCCAATTCTGGCACCAAGCGAAGCTTTGGTTGCGGCATTGGCACCGATCGCAGGTTACCAAGAAGGCAATCAAGCGCTAGAAATCAGCGCTGCACAAAGCGCGCAATTAGCCGAGGTTTTCGCTGCTCATCAACAAGCCACAAGTGCTGCATTTGCAGATAAAGCAGCGAATGCCAAACAGCCTCTCGTTCTGGTGATTCTGGCCAGCGATGACAAGCCACAAAGCGTGGCTGAAGGCTACCTCAAGCTACAACTGATCTCTCACCGTCTGGTTAAACCACACGGTACGGTACTGGATGGCATTTTCGGTCTGCTGCACAACATCGCATGGACTAACGAAGGCCCAATTGATCTGCCAGAACTGGCGGATCGCCAAATCGAAGCGCGTTTGGCTGGCCGTGTGCTGACTGTCGATTGCGTCGACAAATTCCCGAAAATGGTCGATTACGTGGTACCCGCTGGCATTCGTATCGCAGATACTTCTCGCGTACGTCTTGGCGCTCATGTAGGCGAAGGCACCACGGTAATGCACGAGGGCTTCATCAACTTCAATGCGGGAACCACTGGCGTGAGCATGGTTGAAGGCCGTATTTCTGCTGGTGTTGTTGTGGGCAATGGCTCAGACATCGGTGGTGGTGCATCTATCATGGGTACGCTGTCTGGCGGCGGCAAAGTAGTGGTATCGATTGGTGAAAACTCTCTGCTTGGTGCAAACGCTGGCTTGGGCTTCCCACTAGGCGATCGCTGTACTGTGGAATCAGGCTTGTACGTGACTGCAGGCACCAAAGTGCGCACGCTAGATAAAGATGGCAACCAAGTTGATATCGTTAAAGCGCGCGATCTAGCTGGCGTTTCTGATCTGCTGTTCCGCCGTAACTCACTGACGGGACAAATTGAGTGTCTGGCTAACAAATCTGCCGTTGAACTCAATAGCGAACTGCACAAGAACAACTGA
- a CDS encoding chemotaxis protein produces the protein MVDKPIYVIAAEVAAELHRSVLIANKLSLVASNARALALRAGASAAGFRPITDAIDDLVNSTLSTSKIINLQAQQLCQLAIASARSLNLLERVETVYHANQPAYCQSRLDSIKHNNQRVYQELNHRFECEYKTLYQLLQDLYEDLRIAKIISVMLSVEASQTDDKFQLQLNLIAEDVSELAQTIQGHVMLSLNIFSNR, from the coding sequence ATGGTTGATAAGCCTATTTATGTCATCGCCGCTGAGGTCGCCGCTGAGTTGCACCGTAGCGTGCTCATCGCGAATAAATTATCACTGGTTGCCAGTAATGCACGCGCTTTGGCGTTGCGTGCCGGGGCAAGCGCGGCAGGGTTTCGTCCTATTACCGATGCGATTGATGACCTTGTGAACTCTACACTCAGCACCTCTAAGATCATCAATCTGCAAGCCCAACAATTATGTCAACTCGCGATAGCCAGTGCTCGATCACTTAACTTATTAGAGCGTGTAGAAACGGTTTATCACGCCAATCAGCCAGCCTATTGCCAGAGCCGGCTAGATAGCATTAAGCACAATAATCAGCGAGTTTATCAAGAACTCAATCATCGTTTCGAGTGTGAATACAAAACCTTATACCAACTGTTGCAAGATCTGTATGAAGATTTACGTATCGCCAAAATCATCTCGGTCATGCTCAGCGTCGAAGCCTCACAAACCGATGATAAATTTCAACTTCAACTCAATTTGATTGCTGAGGATGTCTCTGAACTTGCACAGACAATTCAAGGACACGTCATGCTTTCTCTTAATATTTTTTCGAATAGGTGA
- a CDS encoding MBL fold metallo-hydrolase, whose product MQSKVLFENQQHRWLVFARDPQKPDGIIDTNQYMIMNKGQAMLLDPGGIELFSAMLGCVVKEVPLEQVTHLFASHQDPDIISSLGLWDKTLPSAVLHSPWLWEGFIRHFGMESITYAPIADKGGKISLAGLEIQFIPAHYLHSSGNFSVYDPKAKILMSGDVGAALDEPNSPFFVEDFDSHIPKMEYFHRRWMPSNKAKLAWIHQIRQLDIEMMCPQHGAIFTGDNIKRFLDWFEQLEVGIAIS is encoded by the coding sequence ATGCAAAGCAAAGTTTTGTTTGAAAATCAGCAGCACCGTTGGCTCGTATTCGCTCGTGACCCACAAAAGCCTGATGGCATTATTGATACCAACCAATACATGATCATGAACAAAGGACAAGCCATGTTGCTTGACCCAGGTGGCATTGAGCTGTTTTCAGCTATGCTGGGTTGCGTGGTCAAAGAAGTGCCTTTAGAACAAGTCACTCATCTTTTCGCTTCACATCAAGATCCGGACATTATTTCCTCACTTGGCTTATGGGATAAAACGCTCCCCTCTGCGGTACTGCATTCCCCTTGGTTATGGGAAGGTTTTATTCGCCATTTTGGAATGGAGTCCATCACCTATGCACCAATTGCTGACAAAGGGGGGAAAATATCCTTAGCTGGATTAGAGATCCAATTTATTCCTGCGCATTATCTGCATTCTTCTGGCAACTTTTCGGTCTACGATCCCAAAGCAAAAATTTTGATGTCTGGCGATGTGGGCGCGGCACTAGACGAACCAAACTCGCCATTTTTTGTCGAGGATTTTGATAGCCATATACCGAAGATGGAGTATTTTCATCGCCGTTGGATGCCCTCCAACAAGGCGAAGTTGGCATGGATTCATCAAATTCGACAGTTAGATATTGAAATGATGTGCCCGCAACACGGGGCCATTTTCACAGGGGATAATATCAAGCGCTTTTTAGATTGGTTTGAGCAATTAGAAGTGGGCATTGCGATCAGCTAG
- a CDS encoding YebG family protein, whose translation MAVIVKYVVERNGEEKMTFTSKAEADAYDKMLDMADELFELLGKSALIEDEAKQEELAMFLAQNKEDVLCALGAKRKPAPATGKKPKAVADSDDDESVDDAA comes from the coding sequence ATGGCTGTTATCGTGAAGTACGTGGTGGAGCGCAACGGAGAAGAGAAAATGACTTTTACCTCGAAAGCCGAAGCTGACGCTTATGACAAAATGCTGGATATGGCAGACGAGCTGTTCGAACTGCTGGGTAAAAGTGCTCTGATCGAAGATGAAGCCAAGCAAGAAGAGCTGGCGATGTTCTTGGCTCAAAACAAAGAAGACGTACTGTGCGCACTGGGAGCCAAGCGTAAACCTGCTCCAGCAACGGGCAAGAAGCCGAAAGCGGTTGCAGACAGTGATGACGATGAGTCTGTCGACGACGCTGCCTAA
- a CDS encoding NnrS family protein: MINIIDKRVEERIPAVLRLGFRPFFLLGSVYAVVAIVAWVWMFQAGQAQLLQVPALWWHVHEMLFGFAMAIVAGFLLTAVQNWTGITGTKSHRLALIVALWLMVRILFWLPVPLWLTSSIEALFLLAVAYEVGLRVVKAKGWRNLFFIPLFFLAIAANFASYATIKGMPPFPSSAVWQAMLWWFMLLLSVMGGRVIPFFTARRFQFTKAEPILALDVIANGSLLALFILSFFPLTMAQLGQPLMLVAGVAQLIRFLRWQPWRTLSEPLVWSLHAAYLCIPLSLLLRGLVNNAWLNHSLLHLFAIGALSGLILSMIARVTMGHTGRAIYQGPSMQWAFIALLLAALVRSLGVGLLPQQLLIWVNLSATLWVIAFALFVLRFGAMLLKPRVDGHPG, translated from the coding sequence GTGATCAACATTATCGATAAACGTGTCGAAGAGCGTATTCCTGCTGTGCTGCGGTTGGGATTTCGTCCTTTCTTCTTACTTGGCAGTGTTTATGCCGTGGTGGCGATTGTGGCTTGGGTTTGGATGTTTCAAGCCGGGCAAGCGCAACTATTGCAAGTCCCCGCGCTATGGTGGCATGTGCATGAGATGTTGTTTGGTTTTGCAATGGCGATTGTGGCTGGATTCCTGCTGACTGCCGTACAAAACTGGACGGGCATTACTGGCACGAAAAGTCACCGTCTAGCGCTCATTGTGGCTTTGTGGCTAATGGTGCGGATTCTGTTTTGGTTGCCAGTGCCGCTGTGGTTAACCTCAAGTATTGAAGCGCTATTTCTTCTGGCGGTGGCCTATGAAGTGGGTTTACGGGTGGTAAAAGCTAAAGGGTGGCGCAACCTATTTTTTATCCCTCTGTTTTTCTTGGCGATTGCCGCTAACTTTGCCAGCTACGCGACTATTAAAGGTATGCCGCCATTCCCGAGCAGTGCGGTGTGGCAAGCCATGCTGTGGTGGTTTATGTTGCTGCTTTCGGTGATGGGCGGGCGAGTGATTCCGTTTTTCACCGCAAGACGTTTCCAGTTTACGAAAGCTGAGCCGATTTTGGCTTTGGATGTGATCGCTAACGGTAGTTTACTGGCTCTATTTATTCTCAGTTTCTTCCCACTGACCATGGCACAACTGGGGCAGCCGTTGATGTTGGTGGCAGGCGTCGCGCAACTGATTCGGTTTTTACGTTGGCAGCCTTGGCGTACTTTGAGTGAGCCTTTGGTGTGGTCACTGCATGCTGCCTATCTGTGTATCCCGCTGAGTTTGCTGCTGCGTGGGCTAGTGAATAACGCTTGGCTGAACCACAGCCTGCTGCACTTATTTGCGATTGGTGCGCTCTCCGGCTTGATTTTAAGCATGATTGCTCGCGTCACTATGGGGCACACGGGAAGAGCGATTTATCAAGGACCCAGCATGCAATGGGCATTTATCGCTTTGTTGCTTGCCGCACTTGTGCGCAGTTTAGGTGTGGGTTTGCTACCGCAGCAACTGTTGATCTGGGTTAACCTGAGCGCCACGCTGTGGGTGATTGCGTTTGCGCTGTTTGTGCTGCGCTTTGGCGCGATGTTGCTCAAGCCAAGAGTGGATGGCCATCCTGGTTAA